The following proteins come from a genomic window of Corallococcus sp. NCRR:
- a CDS encoding helix-turn-helix domain-containing protein, with protein MPAPVNEKLNTVFGAAARDARLRLGLTQADVAERVGIAMEVYSRMERGRMLPRAQTLRRLCDVLSVSADALLGVGAPSAPAPSRSPPREEDSLELRRLVRTLRDLEPRQLKAVARVVRTVVSVMPPKPAPGSPSTPAPRKKPRTVRKRRAG; from the coding sequence GTGCCCGCCCCGGTGAATGAAAAGCTGAACACGGTGTTTGGAGCCGCCGCCCGAGACGCCCGGCTGCGCCTGGGACTCACGCAGGCGGACGTGGCGGAGCGCGTGGGCATCGCCATGGAGGTCTACAGCCGCATGGAGCGCGGCCGCATGCTGCCCAGGGCCCAGACCCTGCGGCGGCTGTGCGACGTGCTGTCCGTGTCCGCGGACGCGCTGCTGGGCGTGGGGGCGCCTTCCGCTCCGGCGCCGTCCCGGTCCCCGCCGCGCGAGGAGGACTCGCTGGAGCTGCGCCGCCTGGTGCGCACGCTGCGCGACCTGGAGCCCCGCCAGCTCAAGGCCGTGGCCCGCGTGGTGCGCACCGTGGTGTCCGTCATGCCCCCGAAACCGGCGCCCGGGTCCCCGTCCACTCCCGCCCCTCGGAAGAAGCCGCGGACCGTTCGCAAGCGCCGCGCTGGCTAG
- a CDS encoding helix-turn-helix domain-containing protein: MNEELAITVGTAARQARERQGLTQGDVASQVGIAMEVYSRMERGRVLPSSTTLRRLCMVLRIRADTLLGLDGPQPPDEALTLALADREEDPPALRRLVRALRPLDEEALKAMGLIIQGALALRVRP; the protein is encoded by the coding sequence ATGAACGAGGAGCTGGCCATCACGGTGGGCACCGCGGCGCGGCAGGCCCGCGAGCGGCAGGGCCTGACCCAGGGCGACGTCGCCAGCCAGGTGGGCATCGCCATGGAGGTCTACAGCCGCATGGAGCGCGGGCGCGTGCTGCCCAGCTCCACCACCTTGCGCCGCCTGTGCATGGTGTTGCGCATCCGCGCGGACACGCTCTTGGGGTTGGACGGGCCTCAGCCCCCGGACGAGGCGCTCACGCTGGCCCTGGCGGACCGCGAGGAGGATCCGCCCGCCCTGCGCCGGCTGGTGCGCGCCCTGCGGCCCCTGGATGAAGAGGCCTTGAAGGCCATGGGGCTCATCATCCAGGGCGCGCTCGCGCTGCGTGTCAGGCCCTGA
- a CDS encoding serine/threonine-protein kinase, translating into MSLEGGHPLLLQPQEVVGSFRLLKRLATGGYGTVFLAETGGFHVALKFALQGPQDSEDGSQVDARTLKEVSVLHRMTHPNVVALRGYHRWPHPRTGYLFLVMDYVEGPTLSDWAVGAKPTARQVARLFSELALTLDFIHRAGVRHRDIKGNNIIVRASDARPVLVDFGSSDHACAPAITDGRPPPGTPSYRSPELLRYWLNNPKGMSRYVYQPTDDLYSLGLTLFQVLTGDFPYPPDLPAAALLGGIQSIKGRAARSINPRVPRALNDICERLLRQDASQRYQMGADLYADLSAALERAPDSWDTPLFNAPPPHEAVTEESDAYFDGNEEARELRRWARAYERRLPGAAPHSSASTPPVPPPPGPSLGLAAPLPPPMPWFVARRLAWRRRWERWLRRLGLRRDG; encoded by the coding sequence ATGAGCCTGGAGGGAGGACATCCGCTGCTGCTCCAGCCCCAGGAGGTGGTGGGCAGCTTCCGTCTGTTGAAGCGCCTGGCCACGGGGGGCTACGGCACCGTGTTCCTGGCGGAGACCGGGGGCTTCCACGTGGCGCTGAAGTTCGCGCTCCAGGGGCCGCAGGACTCCGAGGACGGCTCGCAGGTGGACGCGCGCACGCTCAAGGAGGTGAGCGTGCTGCACCGCATGACCCACCCCAACGTGGTGGCGTTGCGCGGCTACCACCGCTGGCCGCACCCGCGCACGGGCTACCTGTTCCTGGTCATGGACTACGTGGAGGGTCCCACGCTGTCCGACTGGGCGGTGGGGGCGAAGCCCACGGCGCGGCAGGTGGCGCGGCTGTTCTCGGAGCTGGCGCTGACGCTGGACTTCATCCACCGCGCGGGCGTGCGGCACCGCGACATCAAGGGCAACAACATCATCGTGCGCGCGTCGGACGCGCGGCCGGTGCTGGTGGACTTCGGCTCCAGCGACCACGCCTGCGCCCCGGCCATCACGGACGGGCGTCCGCCGCCGGGCACGCCCAGCTACCGCAGCCCGGAGCTCTTGCGCTACTGGCTGAACAACCCCAAGGGCATGTCCCGCTACGTCTACCAGCCCACGGACGACCTCTATTCGCTGGGGCTCACGCTCTTCCAGGTGCTCACCGGGGACTTCCCCTATCCCCCGGACCTGCCGGCCGCGGCGCTGCTGGGCGGAATCCAGAGCATCAAGGGGCGGGCCGCGCGCTCCATCAACCCGCGCGTGCCCCGCGCCCTCAATGACATCTGCGAGCGGCTGCTGCGCCAGGACGCCAGCCAGCGCTACCAGATGGGCGCGGACCTCTACGCCGACCTGAGCGCGGCGCTGGAGCGCGCCCCGGACAGCTGGGACACGCCGCTGTTCAACGCACCGCCGCCCCACGAGGCCGTCACGGAGGAGTCCGACGCGTACTTCGACGGCAACGAGGAGGCGCGTGAGCTGCGCCGCTGGGCCCGCGCCTATGAGCGGCGCCTCCCGGGCGCCGCGCCCCACTCCAGCGCGTCCACGCCGCCCGTGCCGCCCCCGCCCGGCCCGTCACTGGGGCTGGCCGCGCCCCTGCCCCCGCCCATGCCCTGGTTCGTGGCCCGGCGGCTGGCGTGGCGGCGGCGGTGGGAGCGGTGGCTCCGGCGTCTGGGATTGCGCCGGGACGGATGA
- a CDS encoding serine/threonine-protein kinase gives MKTPDTTTEENPGMPRRPRVLFTVGGTAFEFVRKLEVRSTGELLMLARRRYRGGLGGPVVIKRLRNPSGFVERRRLVEEVELTFRLNHPGIAKVYHLKAYRGVPHVVMEYVEGRSLDTVFNLVAMRRKPMSPAFGAWVVSEVAEALHHAHTLRDEWNRPLGIVHRDVSPRNLRLGVHGEVKLTNFTAAYSTLPGREITSRPLVKGDVAYASPEALRREPVDARSDLFSLGLVLLEVLTGTHPLAQEGDVALPPPPDLPLVQAQGPTWMPLTEVAARMALVGPGQVEHMAREVPEGLRAVVVRALRQSPADRFGTAAELAAALREWLRDHAPAYGRQAAAEEVAEAAREATGRRNQAELLEGGLHPEELTAEEAAMASEAAGPTSLEGPPPFLGGDDVTPDLNDEPLPQDLVEDLDELASPDEEAPGDAFEDDDDGHQPV, from the coding sequence ATGAAGACGCCCGATACGACGACGGAGGAGAACCCCGGCATGCCCCGCCGGCCGCGCGTGCTGTTCACGGTGGGAGGCACGGCCTTCGAGTTCGTCCGCAAGCTGGAGGTGCGCTCCACCGGGGAGCTGCTGATGCTGGCGCGGCGGCGCTACCGGGGCGGGCTGGGCGGCCCGGTGGTCATCAAGCGGCTGCGCAACCCGTCTGGCTTCGTGGAGCGGCGGCGGCTGGTGGAGGAGGTGGAGCTGACGTTCCGGCTCAACCACCCGGGCATCGCGAAGGTCTACCACCTGAAGGCGTACCGGGGCGTGCCGCACGTGGTGATGGAGTACGTGGAGGGCCGGTCGCTGGACACGGTGTTCAACCTGGTGGCCATGCGGCGCAAGCCCATGTCCCCGGCCTTCGGCGCGTGGGTCGTCTCCGAGGTGGCGGAGGCGCTGCACCACGCGCACACGCTGCGGGACGAGTGGAACCGGCCGCTGGGCATCGTGCACCGGGACGTGAGCCCCCGGAACCTGCGCCTGGGCGTGCACGGCGAGGTGAAGCTCACGAACTTCACCGCCGCGTACTCCACGCTGCCGGGGCGGGAGATCACCAGCCGTCCGCTGGTGAAGGGGGACGTGGCGTACGCCTCGCCAGAGGCGCTGCGGCGCGAGCCGGTGGACGCGCGCAGCGACCTGTTCTCGCTGGGGCTGGTGCTGCTGGAGGTGCTGACGGGGACGCACCCGCTGGCGCAGGAGGGGGACGTGGCGCTCCCGCCCCCGCCGGACCTGCCGCTGGTGCAGGCGCAGGGGCCCACGTGGATGCCCCTGACGGAGGTGGCGGCGCGGATGGCGCTGGTGGGGCCCGGGCAGGTGGAGCACATGGCGCGCGAGGTGCCGGAGGGGCTGCGCGCGGTGGTGGTGCGGGCGCTGCGTCAGTCCCCGGCGGACCGCTTCGGCACGGCGGCGGAGCTGGCGGCGGCCCTGAGGGAGTGGCTGCGCGACCATGCGCCCGCGTACGGGCGGCAGGCCGCGGCGGAGGAGGTGGCGGAGGCGGCCCGGGAGGCCACGGGCCGGCGCAACCAGGCGGAGCTGCTGGAGGGCGGGCTGCACCCGGAGGAGCTCACCGCCGAGGAGGCCGCGATGGCGTCCGAGGCCGCCGGGCCCACGAGCCTGGAGGGCCCGCCGCCGTTCCTCGGGGGCGACGACGTGACGCCGGACCTGAATGACGAACCCCTGCCCCAGGACCTGGTCGAGGACCTGGACGAGCTGGCCAGCCCGGACGAGGAGGCGCCGGGAGACGCCTTCGAGGACGACGACGACGGCCACCAGCCGGTGTGA